Genomic DNA from Nonomuraea rubra:
GGTTGCGGGCAGCCTCGCATCCCGGCGGGCGATCGGCCAGCGGTATGCCGGCCGGACCGGGTGAGGAAAACCCATCCGGAGATGACGATCTTTAGACCTCGGTGGTAGAAACGCCGCCCGCCATGGCGAGCACGGTGGCCATGGGGCCGCGGTGGTTGTAAGGCGTTGTTAAGTCAGAAGTTAGCGGTGGTGCGTAGCTTCACTGGACGAAAGAGACAGCACCGGATTTATGGATGTTTCTAGCTTCGTTGAAGCATTCATCCGGAGATCTCCCCGCTGTCTACAGTCCTACCCGTGGGGGCCCAAGTAACAAGGACCAACGTGTGGAGCGAGCTGCGCGTGAGCTCCACGCCGAAGCTCTACCTCTCGATCTCGCCCAACCTCACCGCCCTTGCCATGATCACCGACGCCCTCGCCGGCCGCCGGCGCGGGCTGCCCGAGCTCTGGCGCAGGGCGATCAGCTCGCGGGTCGGCCCGCTCGGCCACGAGGCCGTACGGCCGCTGTCGGCTCCCGGCACGTCCATCGCACCGGACAGCCTCGTGCCGAACTCCCCCGTCAGCGGTGACTTCTCCATCCAGGCCCAGATCGGCGCGCTGCACGACCTCCCGGGCGAGGCCCTGGTCGAGGACCTGGAGCGCACGTTCGGCCCCGGCCCGCTGCCCGCGCACTGGCGCGCGGCGGCCGAGCGGCCCACCCGCTGGCTGCGCGGCTACGCCGGCGCCCTGGCCGACGTCTGGAGCACCACCGAGCCCCTGTGGAAGCGGGCCCGCCCGCTGCTCGACAGGGAGGTCGAGCGGGTCGGCGTCACCACCGTACGCGGCGGCCCCGAGCTGCTGCTCGGCGCGATCAGCGACCGGATCGTGTACGGCGAGCGCGGGCTGCTGCTCCCCGGACCCGAGGCCGGCACGCACGAGCTGGGCGACCGGCGGATCGTCCTGGTGCCGATGCTGGCGGGCAGGGACGCGCTCGTCCTCGGCCTGGACGACCCCGGCGCCGTGTGGATCGCCTACCCGGTGCCGGGGGCGGAGTCCATGTGGCGCAAGCCCGTCGCGCCCGCCCTGGACGAGCTGTCCGCGCTCGTCGGGCCGGTGCGGGCGGATCTGCTGTGCGCGCTGGACCAGCCGATGACCATGTCCATGCTGGCCACGGACATGAAGATCGCGCCCAGCGGGCTCACGTACCACTGCGACCGGCTGCGGGCCGGTCGGCTGATCACCAGGGAGCGCCGGGGGCGCGAGGTGTGGATCGCCCGCACCCACCGGGCGGAGGAGCTGCTGGAGCTGTTCCGGCGCTGAGTGGAGGGAGGGAAGCGTGCTGAGGTTCCACCGCGACGCGCTGGACGGGTGCGCGGCGGCGGCCAGGTCGGCCTCCGGCGCGTTCGCCGGCCTGACCGGTCCTGCGCCGGACGCCGCGGCCTTCGGGAACGTCTCCGGTTCCGCCGCCATGGGCAGGGCGGCGGGCGAGCTGAAGCGGCTCTCGGACGAGGCGGCCAGGACGCTCGGCAGCCGCCTGGAGGCCGTGGAACGCGCGCTGGACGCCGTCGAACGCACGCTCACCACCGCCGACGGCGCCGCGGTGCGGCGGTGAGCGCGACCACCGCTGCGGGCGGGGAGGTGCGGCGGTGAGCGCGATCGACGAGGTGAGGGCGGCTCCTGGGGGTGGGGAGCTGGCCGAGCTGGCCGCCAAGGTGGTCGGCGACCCGGGTGCGATCAGTGCGGCGGCCGGGGCGTGGCGTGCCGCCGCGGGGACCGGCGAGCGGCACACCGGCGCGCTGAGCGCCGCCGCCGCGGAGGTGGACGGCGCCTGGGAGGGCGCCGGCGCGGACGCGTTCGCCGGCTACCTGGGCAGGCTGACGAGCTGCGGCGACCGGCTGCGCCAGGCGCTCGCGGAGTGCGCCGGCCACCTCGACACCGCCGCCCGGACACTGCGCGACGCCGAGGCGGCGGCACAGGAGATCTGCCGCCAGTACGCCGCGGCGGCCCAGGAACTGCGCGCCACCGGAACCCAGACGGCCACAGCCCCGGCACAGGCCGCTGCCGGGCAGCCGCTCACCGAGGAGCAGCTGGCCCAGGCCCTGCGCCCCATGCTCGACGAGTCCCGCGGCGCCCTGCAACGGCTGGTCACCGACACCGGCACGACCCTGTCCACCACCGCGGGCAAGATCGAGACCGCGCTCGCGACCATCCCGAACGTCGCCGCCGAGGTCCCGGAGCCCGACACGCAGCCGTTCACCCCCACCCCCGGCAGGCCGATCGGCTGGTCCCCCGCCCGGGTGGAGGGCCAGGTGACCGCACTGGCGGGCGCCACGGGACCGAGCCCGGGCAGCGCCGGTTTCGGCGGTTACGGCCCCAGCGGCCCGCCGCCCCCCGGCGGCGGCCCGGCCCCGCAGGGCCAGGTGGCCGACTGGATCAACCAGGCGATCGCCATCCTCAGGGCGAACGGCGTCCCCGCCGACAAGATGAACCCGAACGACATCTGGATGATCATCAAGCACGAGTCGGGCGGCAACCCGCACGCCATCAACAACTGGGACTCCAACGCCGCCAAGGGCACCCCGTCCAAGGGCCTGATGCAGACCATCGACCCCACGTTCAACAGCTACAAGCTGCCGGGCCACGGCGACATCTACAACCCGGTGGACAACATCATCGCCGGCGTCCGCTACAGCATCGCCCGCTACGGCTCGGTCTCGAACGTGCCCGGCGTCGTCGGCATGAAGACCGGCGGCGGCTACCAGGGCTACTGATCGAGCGCGGGCTTGGCGGCCCGCGCCGGGTCCAGCACCGGGCCCTCGGGGATGAGCTGGAGCAGGTTCATGGGCACCGGGGTCGCCTGGGCGGCCTGGTAGCCGAGCTTCTGCAGCACGTCCGTGCCGGGCACGGCGTAGCGGCGGCCCTCCTGGGTGACGAGGTAGTACGACTGGACGGCGGCCGCCTGGCCGTCCCCCGGCAGCACGCCCGCCAGGACGGCCCGGCCGGGCGGCAGGCGTACCAGGTCGGTGGCGTCGCCGTGCGCGGCGGGCAGGGTGGCGCCGGTGGTGAGGCGGACGCGGGTGGAGCCGGCGCCGGTGTAGACGGCGCAGAGCGGGCTCGCCGGGTCGTAGGCCGTCATGCGCGGCATCACGGCGGGCAGGCCGTCGGCGGCCACGGACGTGCGGGAGTGCGGGGCGGCGTTGGCGGTGGCGGCGTCGATGCGGATCTCCCTGACCGCTCCCCCGCCGTACGCGGCCCGGCTGGCGGGGTCGCTCAGCAGGAGCGTGGCCTGCCCCTTGGTGACGGGGGCGAGGCCGTCGCCGAGCAGCACGTACCAGCGGGCCTCGCCGCCCGCGACGCCGTCCGCGCGGAAGACCTGCCCGACGGCGGCCGACCTGCCACCGGGCCCCGGCACCGGGCGGCCGCGCCCGGTGATGGCGGGCGCGGCCAGATCGGGGCCTTCGGGCAGCGCGTTCAGCCAGGACACCGGTACGGCGGCGGGCTCGGCGGAGGTGAGCCCGCGGGCGATGCCGGGGGCCACCCGCATGCGGGTGCCGCGCCAGATCGCCCACGGCTGCCCGCCGACGTCCACCAGCAGCGCGTCCCCCTCGGCGACGGGCGTGCCGCCGACCTGGCCACCCGCGACGAGCATCACGTACGGGTCCCGCCCGGCCGGCTCCCGCACGCAGGCCGACCAGGGGCCGCGGGCCAGGTTCGACGGGTCGGGCAGCGAGTCGGGGGCGCCGGGGATGCCGATGGCCGCGCCGCGCTCGTACGTGGCCAGCGCCTCGCGCGCGACGACCCGCTCCTTGACCTGCCCCGAGGACAGGACGAGGCGGGCGGAGGCGTAGTTGGTGACGGGGATGAGCCGGCGCTGGTCCTGGCTGTAGACGAACCGGGCGCCGGTCTCGCGCTCGATGATCAGCGTGCCCGGGTTCTCCAGGGACTTGGTGCCACCGGGGCGCAGCAGGCCGTACACGGCGAAGCCGACGCACAGCAGGACCGCCACCATGATCCCGGCCAGGAACCCGACGTTCTGGCGGCGCAGCGGCCACTCCGGCTGGTTGGGCTGGGCCCGCAGCAGGGCCAGCCCGATGCGCTGCAGGGTGAGGCGGTAGGCCTGGTAAAGGTCGCGCTGGCTGTGCACTCCGCCCCTCTGATCACACGAGTACCTGCTTACTCCAATTTATCGGGATAAAGCATGGGAAGCGGCTCGGTTTCCGAGTTGAGAACGGTTAATGATCAGTGAATGACATCGGCACTTGACCGCGGTCGCGTGTTACAGGGTGGATGGCGTGAATCCGGATACGCGTTATATCACCCCCGACGCTATCGGGGAGGTCCGGCGCAGCATCAGGGACGAGCTGCTGCCGATCTTCACCGAGGTGCGCCAGATCTTCGAGGAGAACAAGGCGGTCGACTTCCCCGGCTGGGGGGCCGTGGGCGAGTGGACGGTCGGCGCGCTCTACCGGTCACTGCTCGACTCCTTCCTGCGCGACGCCGACGCCGTGCTCGCCGTCCTCGGCCGGTGGGAGGGCGACGACCTGAGGTACGCGGAGCAGAACTGGCGCACGGCCGAGGACCTGGCCGTCCAGCGGGTCAAGCCGTGAGCCGGGTGCCCAGGGTCGCGGGACGGGCCAGGGACGGCTCCGTCCTACGGTCCGCGAAGAGCACGCCCGACCCCGCCGCGGTGCAGGACACACTGCGCAGGGCCGCCAGGCTGGAGCCGTCGCTCGCCCTCGGCCTGCTGGCCACGGTGCCGGCCGTGGCGAACGTGCCGGGCATCTGGACGGCGGCCTCCAACCTGCAGTCGGGCGCGGGCGGCCGGCTCGACAAGGGCGCCAGCAACGCGCTCACCGCGGTGATCAACTCCTCGGGGCGGAGCTGGATCGCCGAGGACCAGAAGGCGTTCGCCGGCGCCGCCACCGAGCTGCGGGCCGCGCTCGACGCCTACCGCACGAACGTGCAGTGGGTGGCGGGGCACGTGGACAGCATCGGGGACGGCTTCGCCGTCTACTGGGGCGCGGCGGCCGGGATCGCGCGGGCGACGTACCTGAGGCTGCTGCAGTTGCAGGTGCTCGCGCTCGTCCCGCAGACCAGGGTGGCCGCGCGGGTGGCCATGCGCGCGACGGCGGCCCAGGCGAACGTGTCGCTGGGCGCGGCGACCGGCCGGTTGCAGACGTTCCTGAACTCGGCGTTGAGCGCGGTCGCCGCCTACAGTGGCGGCACGGCGGCCCTGCAGCTCATGTTCATGCGGCCGGACGGCGCGGCGAAGATCGACTTCACCAGGGCGGCCATCGACGCCTCGAAGGCGGGCACGTTCGCGCAGCCGCCGGGGCAGGGGCTCCCGGCCGCCGCGGGCACGTTCGACTGGCGGGTCAGGACCCCGGACGGGGACCTGGACCTGGACGACGTGGTGCGGAACCAGCCCTAGCCGACCAGGCCGCGGATCGTCTCGTACAGGTCCAGCACGGCCAGGGACAGCGGGATCAGCGCGATCATCAGCAGGATGTCGAAGATGTCGCCCGCGCGGCCCCAGAACGGGGACGGGCGCGCGGCGGCCAGCCACAGCGCCGTCCCCGCCACGGCCAGGGCGAGCACCACCAGGCCCGGCACGACCAGGTAGAGCACCGTCGCGTCCGCCGCCGTCACCACCGCGGCGGCGGCCGGCAGAGCGACGCCGAGCAGGGTCGCGGACAGCAGCCAGGCCCGCTGGCCGCGCCCCTCGAACACG
This window encodes:
- a CDS encoding ArsR/SmtB family transcription factor; protein product: MGAQVTRTNVWSELRVSSTPKLYLSISPNLTALAMITDALAGRRRGLPELWRRAISSRVGPLGHEAVRPLSAPGTSIAPDSLVPNSPVSGDFSIQAQIGALHDLPGEALVEDLERTFGPGPLPAHWRAAAERPTRWLRGYAGALADVWSTTEPLWKRARPLLDREVERVGVTTVRGGPELLLGAISDRIVYGERGLLLPGPEAGTHELGDRRIVLVPMLAGRDALVLGLDDPGAVWIAYPVPGAESMWRKPVAPALDELSALVGPVRADLLCALDQPMTMSMLATDMKIAPSGLTYHCDRLRAGRLITRERRGREVWIARTHRAEELLELFRR
- a CDS encoding transglycosylase SLT domain-containing protein, giving the protein MSAIDEVRAAPGGGELAELAAKVVGDPGAISAAAGAWRAAAGTGERHTGALSAAAAEVDGAWEGAGADAFAGYLGRLTSCGDRLRQALAECAGHLDTAARTLRDAEAAAQEICRQYAAAAQELRATGTQTATAPAQAAAGQPLTEEQLAQALRPMLDESRGALQRLVTDTGTTLSTTAGKIETALATIPNVAAEVPEPDTQPFTPTPGRPIGWSPARVEGQVTALAGATGPSPGSAGFGGYGPSGPPPPGGGPAPQGQVADWINQAIAILRANGVPADKMNPNDIWMIIKHESGGNPHAINNWDSNAAKGTPSKGLMQTIDPTFNSYKLPGHGDIYNPVDNIIAGVRYSIARYGSVSNVPGVVGMKTGGGYQGY
- the eccB gene encoding type VII secretion protein EccB — encoded protein: MHSQRDLYQAYRLTLQRIGLALLRAQPNQPEWPLRRQNVGFLAGIMVAVLLCVGFAVYGLLRPGGTKSLENPGTLIIERETGARFVYSQDQRRLIPVTNYASARLVLSSGQVKERVVAREALATYERGAAIGIPGAPDSLPDPSNLARGPWSACVREPAGRDPYVMLVAGGQVGGTPVAEGDALLVDVGGQPWAIWRGTRMRVAPGIARGLTSAEPAAVPVSWLNALPEGPDLAAPAITGRGRPVPGPGGRSAAVGQVFRADGVAGGEARWYVLLGDGLAPVTKGQATLLLSDPASRAAYGGGAVREIRIDAATANAAPHSRTSVAADGLPAVMPRMTAYDPASPLCAVYTGAGSTRVRLTTGATLPAAHGDATDLVRLPPGRAVLAGVLPGDGQAAAVQSYYLVTQEGRRYAVPGTDVLQKLGYQAAQATPVPMNLLQLIPEGPVLDPARAAKPALDQ